The following are from one region of the Treponema denticola genome:
- a CDS encoding Rpn family recombination-promoting nuclease/putative transposase, which produces MNQSFTITLRNDYAFKRVFGVEENKDVLQDLLECILDIPPETIAGLELLDKEFQKELLSEKLGILDIKLRLNDGTFVDIEIQNSWHFDFPERTLYYWYKMYNEAIKQGQDYTNLPKCITINLIGKGFDKNKRLHNKYLVLEQDTKEPLASKLEIHILNLEKARFVKEGQCKDNKAKRLLNWLKFIETDDMEVRKMLEQESPTMRKANETITIMEMNPRDKWLYDSRMKYEHDRASCISEGYRKGIEQGFAYGSYQTKLETAKNLLQLGLSIENIAEATGLSEEEVKSI; this is translated from the coding sequence ATGAATCAATCATTTACAATCACCCTACGCAACGACTATGCTTTTAAACGAGTCTTCGGAGTGGAAGAAAACAAAGACGTACTACAGGACTTACTGGAATGTATACTGGATATTCCGCCTGAAACAATCGCAGGTTTGGAACTCTTGGATAAAGAGTTTCAGAAAGAGCTTTTAAGTGAAAAATTAGGTATCTTGGATATCAAGTTAAGACTAAACGATGGGACCTTTGTCGACATAGAAATTCAAAACAGTTGGCATTTTGATTTTCCTGAAAGAACCTTGTATTATTGGTATAAAATGTACAATGAAGCCATAAAACAAGGTCAAGACTATACAAATCTCCCAAAATGTATTACAATAAATTTGATAGGAAAAGGCTTTGATAAAAATAAGCGTTTGCACAACAAGTATCTTGTTTTAGAACAAGATACAAAAGAGCCTTTAGCTTCAAAACTTGAGATTCATATATTAAACCTTGAAAAAGCGAGGTTCGTAAAAGAAGGGCAATGTAAAGATAATAAAGCTAAACGCTTATTAAACTGGCTTAAATTTATAGAAACTGATGACATGGAGGTAAGAAAAATGTTAGAACAAGAATCTCCGACGATGAGAAAGGCAAATGAGACTATTACAATAATGGAAATGAATCCTAGAGATAAATGGCTATATGATTCCCGTATGAAATATGAACATGATAGGGCTTCATGTATAAGCGAGGGTTATCGAAAAGGTATTGAACAAGGATTCGCCTACGGTTCTTACCAAACTAAACTTGAAACGGCAAAGAATTTACTCCAGTTGGGACTGTCGATTGAGAATATAGCAGAAGCTACCGGTCTCAGCGAAGAAGAAGTAAAAAGCATTTGA
- a CDS encoding CTP synthase → MKSKFIFITGGVVSSLGKGLTAASIGMLLKSRGYSVVNQKFDPYLNVDPGTMNPYQHGEVFVTEDGGETDLDLGHYERFTDVPLHKFNSTSAGKVYLAILDRERAGGYNGGTVQVVPHVTDEIQSRILGTAEQTGADFVISEIGGTVGDIEALPFIEAIRQIRYTVGKENCMFVHLGLLPYLKECGEIKTKPMQHSVKELLSFGIQPDILICRSEKRLSKSAREKLSLFSNIPQDAIIENLTAKSIYEVPLMLEEAGLGKVLCKLFNIENKEPNLEEWKKMVQTYYKPEKEITIALVGKYVELPDAYLSVAEALTAAGIYHKTSIKLLWIDSKKIETKEDAAAFLKDADGIIVPGGFGDRGINGMLLTAQFARENKIPYFGICLGMQISAIEYALNALHIEEANSSEFDKNAKNPVIDLMPDQKDVKIGGTLRLGLYRCMIAEGSLAEKAYKSHEIQERHRHRYEFNNLYREKFDNSDMIFSGLNPERNLVEIVELKSHPWFVAVQFHPEFASRPNKPHPLFRDFIKAAVDNKINR, encoded by the coding sequence ATGAAATCTAAGTTTATCTTTATAACAGGCGGAGTTGTTTCATCTTTAGGCAAGGGCCTAACGGCAGCTTCTATAGGAATGCTTTTAAAAAGCCGCGGATATTCCGTAGTCAATCAAAAATTCGATCCGTATTTAAACGTAGATCCGGGTACTATGAACCCCTATCAGCACGGTGAAGTCTTTGTTACGGAAGACGGAGGCGAAACCGACCTCGATCTGGGCCACTACGAAAGATTTACCGATGTTCCCCTGCATAAATTTAACAGTACCTCAGCCGGAAAAGTCTATCTAGCCATTTTAGACAGAGAAAGAGCCGGAGGATATAACGGCGGCACCGTACAAGTTGTTCCTCATGTTACTGACGAAATCCAGTCCCGAATTCTAGGAACGGCCGAACAAACAGGAGCCGACTTTGTTATTTCCGAAATAGGCGGCACCGTGGGAGATATAGAAGCCCTCCCCTTTATCGAAGCTATCCGCCAAATCCGCTACACTGTCGGAAAAGAAAACTGCATGTTCGTTCACTTAGGCCTTTTACCCTATCTAAAAGAATGCGGCGAAATCAAAACAAAACCGATGCAGCACAGCGTAAAAGAGCTTTTAAGTTTCGGTATACAGCCGGACATTCTAATTTGCCGAAGCGAAAAACGCCTTTCAAAATCGGCACGAGAAAAACTAAGCCTTTTTTCGAACATTCCTCAAGATGCAATAATCGAAAACTTAACTGCAAAATCTATTTACGAAGTTCCGCTGATGCTGGAAGAAGCAGGCCTTGGAAAGGTTTTGTGTAAGCTTTTCAATATTGAAAATAAAGAGCCTAATCTTGAAGAATGGAAAAAAATGGTTCAAACCTACTATAAACCTGAAAAAGAAATAACCATCGCCCTTGTAGGAAAATATGTAGAGCTTCCCGATGCCTATCTCAGCGTTGCAGAGGCCTTAACGGCAGCCGGTATTTACCATAAAACCTCAATCAAACTTCTTTGGATTGACTCCAAAAAAATAGAAACTAAGGAAGATGCGGCTGCCTTTTTAAAGGATGCAGACGGAATTATAGTGCCGGGAGGTTTCGGCGACAGGGGCATCAACGGAATGCTTTTAACGGCCCAATTTGCCCGCGAAAATAAAATTCCGTATTTCGGCATCTGCTTAGGTATGCAGATTTCCGCCATCGAATATGCCTTAAACGCCCTGCACATCGAAGAAGCAAATTCTTCCGAATTCGATAAAAATGCTAAAAATCCCGTCATAGACCTAATGCCCGATCAAAAAGATGTAAAAATCGGCGGCACCCTCCGCCTAGGCCTATACAGATGTATGATAGCAGAAGGCTCTCTCGCAGAAAAGGCCTATAAATCTCACGAGATCCAAGAAAGGCACCGCCACAGATACGAGTTCAACAACCTTTACAGAGAAAAATTCGATAATTCTGATATGATTTTTTCGGGGCTAAACCCTGAACGCAACTTAGTGGAAATCGTTGAGCTAAAAAGCCATCCTTGGTTTGTCGCCGTACAATTCCATCCGGAATTTGCCTCAAGGCCCAACAAGCCCCATCCCCTGTTTAGGGATTTTATCAAGGCTGCAGTCGACAACAAAATCAACCGATAG
- a CDS encoding ankyrin repeat domain-containing protein, translating to MQNIILTTKKIFRLAFILILIAANFMSCKTAPAKEETLIDLIKAGKSEELQERLNSSAINMKDEEGNSLLHIAAVKNDPIIVRLLINMDADIEAKNNTGATPLAAALNNSAYDAVKVLVEYNANIFAKDNEGEKPFDTACKNNVPNLILTAQTIKQKDENQDTVLHLAVKAMDKQLTKQILAIAPPETVYNKENLSPLAIAYKHNNAEDSAEIASILLLAGIQPMGKDFAEFETASLARNYSMRFADGETLLHIFARKGYTGFLKFLIKNKVPIDVKDISSSTAMQEAVYNGNTEAAILLLQAGADPNSRNSSGNTALHLVMPEASRSKLFNELITAGANPNLKDNYGETPLHVAARIGMNDDILDQLLKAGADINERNKKGQTPLILAIDRNQTQQVDFLINHGADIHAEDKSGESAFVRSINAGLPMVEHVVTEKNSTERDSNGSTPLHLAVSHRASSDIIYYLVEKKSLINTRNKLGNTPLHIAAEKNYREAGEILIANNADIFYANLNGDSPLKFALTLREGREDWMINSHTIGAGDGAGNTPLHLAAEWQILPMIPYLIDKGADINARNANNETPIFNAVRTDSPEAVKALLGEGVSKKADLDARDFLGNTILHAAVRWSAYKAADFILSKDTEEYVRLINAKNLAGKTVLHEAAKQGEIKFINIFLKAKVDVNAADETGRSPLSEAVLANQTQAIDLLLKNGASPVQQDMYGRTALHEAVEISEESIILVRNAGGNPLAKDAYGKTPFSLALNKNIRTVDLVLGNDSLLADTDGDTPLHIAVKERVNLDYFQRIMKKKYPVNKRNKNGETALLLAIQNSQKEIARALLAGGADPFIVNNKGVSAITEIFTHHPDFTPIAAEFSLKQTDTLGEGMLHYAAKFADVQTLKDLLALPGIKLDVKNTAGETPYQVALRWNRSEIAELLKTE from the coding sequence ATGCAGAATATTATTCTCACAACAAAAAAAATATTTAGACTCGCATTTATTTTAATTTTAATCGCGGCAAACTTTATGTCATGTAAAACCGCTCCTGCGAAAGAAGAAACTTTAATTGATCTTATAAAGGCAGGAAAATCGGAGGAATTACAAGAAAGACTTAACAGCTCTGCCATAAACATGAAGGATGAAGAGGGAAACAGTCTTTTACATATTGCCGCCGTTAAAAACGATCCTATAATTGTGCGCCTTTTGATAAACATGGATGCCGATATAGAAGCAAAAAATAACACCGGAGCAACACCTCTTGCAGCAGCTCTAAACAATTCGGCTTATGATGCCGTTAAGGTTCTGGTTGAATACAATGCAAATATATTTGCTAAAGATAATGAGGGCGAAAAGCCTTTCGATACAGCCTGTAAAAATAATGTTCCCAATTTAATTTTGACGGCTCAAACCATAAAACAAAAAGATGAAAATCAAGACACAGTCCTGCATCTTGCAGTAAAAGCGATGGATAAACAGCTTACCAAGCAAATTCTGGCTATTGCCCCCCCTGAAACCGTGTACAATAAAGAAAACTTAAGCCCGCTTGCCATAGCCTACAAACACAATAATGCTGAAGATTCAGCCGAAATTGCATCCATTCTTTTACTTGCAGGCATACAGCCAATGGGAAAGGATTTTGCTGAATTTGAAACGGCAAGCCTTGCCCGCAACTACTCAATGCGTTTTGCAGACGGAGAAACTCTGCTTCATATTTTTGCAAGAAAGGGCTATACCGGATTTTTAAAATTCTTAATTAAAAACAAGGTTCCAATAGATGTAAAGGATATCTCAAGCTCAACGGCAATGCAGGAAGCCGTTTATAACGGAAATACGGAAGCCGCTATATTGCTATTACAGGCCGGAGCCGATCCAAACAGCCGTAACTCATCCGGAAACACGGCCCTCCATTTGGTTATGCCGGAGGCCTCACGCTCAAAATTATTTAACGAGCTTATTACTGCAGGAGCCAATCCTAACCTTAAAGATAACTACGGAGAAACACCTCTTCATGTTGCTGCACGAATCGGAATGAATGACGATATCCTTGACCAGCTGTTAAAAGCCGGCGCCGACATAAATGAAAGAAATAAAAAGGGACAAACTCCTCTTATTTTGGCTATCGACAGAAATCAAACACAGCAAGTGGATTTTTTGATAAATCACGGAGCCGATATCCATGCTGAAGACAAGTCGGGCGAATCCGCCTTTGTCCGTTCCATAAACGCAGGCCTGCCCATGGTAGAGCATGTTGTTACCGAAAAAAACAGCACAGAAAGGGATTCCAACGGATCTACCCCTCTTCATTTGGCAGTCAGCCACAGGGCAAGCTCCGATATTATTTATTATCTGGTGGAAAAAAAGAGTTTAATAAATACGCGTAATAAATTGGGAAACACGCCCCTCCATATAGCTGCCGAAAAAAACTACCGCGAAGCGGGAGAAATATTGATAGCAAACAATGCAGATATATTCTATGCCAATCTAAACGGCGACAGTCCCTTAAAATTTGCCCTTACCTTACGCGAAGGCAGAGAAGATTGGATGATAAACTCCCACACAATAGGTGCCGGAGACGGAGCAGGGAACACTCCCCTTCATCTTGCTGCAGAATGGCAGATTTTACCGATGATACCTTATTTAATCGATAAGGGAGCGGATATAAATGCAAGAAATGCAAATAATGAAACGCCTATTTTTAACGCAGTCAGAACCGACAGCCCTGAGGCCGTAAAAGCCTTATTAGGTGAAGGCGTATCAAAAAAAGCCGATTTGGATGCAAGGGACTTTTTAGGAAATACGATTTTACATGCAGCTGTAAGATGGTCTGCATATAAAGCCGCCGATTTTATTTTAAGTAAGGACACGGAAGAATATGTAAGGCTTATAAATGCAAAAAATCTTGCAGGAAAGACGGTTTTACATGAAGCGGCTAAACAGGGCGAAATAAAATTCATCAATATATTTTTAAAAGCCAAGGTTGACGTAAATGCAGCCGATGAAACAGGCCGCTCCCCCTTATCCGAAGCCGTACTTGCAAATCAAACTCAAGCTATCGACCTCTTATTAAAAAATGGAGCCTCTCCCGTTCAGCAGGATATGTACGGAAGAACAGCCCTGCATGAAGCTGTAGAAATTTCGGAAGAAAGCATCATTCTTGTGCGTAATGCAGGAGGCAATCCTTTAGCCAAAGACGCCTACGGAAAAACACCTTTTAGCCTCGCTCTGAATAAAAATATAAGAACTGTAGATCTGGTACTCGGCAATGACAGTCTTTTAGCTGACACTGATGGAGACACACCTCTCCACATAGCAGTAAAGGAAAGAGTAAACCTTGATTATTTCCAAAGAATTATGAAAAAGAAATATCCCGTAAATAAACGAAATAAAAACGGAGAAACAGCTCTTTTACTTGCAATTCAAAACAGTCAAAAAGAAATAGCACGGGCACTCTTGGCAGGAGGAGCGGATCCTTTTATAGTCAACAATAAGGGAGTTTCCGCTATAACGGAGATTTTTACGCATCATCCTGACTTCACTCCTATAGCAGCCGAGTTCTCATTAAAGCAAACAGATACACTTGGAGAAGGGATGCTGCATTACGCCGCAAAATTTGCAGATGTACAAACCTTAAAAGACCTCTTGGCTCTGCCCGGTATAAAGCTTGATGTAAAAAATACGGCAGGAGAAACACCTTATCAAGTTGCCCTAAGATGGAATAGAAGCGAAATAGCAGAACTTTTAAAAACGGAATAA